From one Marispirochaeta sp. genomic stretch:
- a CDS encoding iron-sulfur binding hydrogenase: MKITQLQDALGYTAVFLPDPGAQITGGYTSDLLSDVMANAPDGGVLVTIQAHKNTIAVCGLAGLRAVVLCNGREPDEGMREAAESDGVAIFSTSKSQFQVSAEISALL; the protein is encoded by the coding sequence ATGAAAATTACTCAATTACAGGACGCGTTAGGATACACGGCAGTATTCCTGCCTGATCCGGGTGCACAGATAACCGGCGGATATACCTCTGATCTGCTCAGCGACGTCATGGCCAATGCCCCCGACGGCGGTGTTCTTGTAACAATTCAGGCACATAAAAACACCATCGCCGTATGCGGTCTTGCCGGTTTACGGGCAGTTGTGCTCTGCAACGGCCGGGAGCCGGATGAAGGCATGCGCGAGGCGGCCGAGAGTGATGGTGTGGCAATCTTTTCCACGTCTAAAAGCCAGTTTCAGGTCAGCGCGGAGATATCTGCATTACTCTAG
- a CDS encoding CBS domain-containing protein: MPDQRPPVSFVSQNIPTALTELIFRLKIKDVMSRELVTGGKTETLRTIQHRMKEASITGVPIVEDKRLLGIVSMHDILTAFDEGTIDESAEGHMTRNIKVLEDDMPLSFAISYFSKYQYGRFPVLNKNRELCGIITIRDINTTLLSEVNRIVEELEGELSQDSSEDAVKGVASLQHYVVRHDFENAGKASADIKRILKKHGFDPQTIRRAAVACYELEMNLVVHSHGGKLIFRLDPEHIEVRTVDTGPGIPDVDQALEVGFSTANEWIRSLGFGAGMGLPNVKRVVDDFSLTSELGKGTDATAIIYLSQGGPRP, translated from the coding sequence GTGCCTGATCAGCGTCCTCCGGTCTCTTTTGTTTCCCAGAACATTCCTACTGCACTGACCGAACTCATTTTTCGCCTCAAAATCAAGGATGTTATGTCCCGGGAGCTGGTTACCGGCGGCAAGACCGAAACGTTGCGTACCATTCAGCACCGCATGAAAGAAGCCAGCATTACCGGGGTTCCCATTGTCGAGGACAAGCGGCTGCTGGGTATTGTCAGCATGCACGATATCCTGACGGCCTTTGATGAAGGTACCATTGACGAGAGTGCAGAGGGCCACATGACTAGGAACATCAAGGTTCTGGAAGATGATATGCCCCTCTCTTTTGCCATAAGCTACTTTAGCAAATACCAGTACGGACGGTTCCCGGTGCTGAACAAAAACCGGGAACTCTGCGGTATCATTACCATCCGGGATATCAATACCACCCTCCTCAGCGAAGTAAACCGTATTGTGGAGGAGCTGGAAGGGGAATTGAGCCAGGATTCCAGTGAAGATGCCGTTAAAGGGGTTGCGTCTCTGCAGCATTACGTGGTGCGCCACGATTTCGAGAACGCCGGCAAGGCTTCGGCGGATATCAAGCGGATACTGAAAAAGCATGGTTTTGATCCTCAGACCATACGGCGTGCCGCGGTGGCCTGTTACGAATTGGAGATGAACCTGGTTGTCCATTCCCATGGAGGTAAACTGATTTTCCGCCTGGATCCGGAGCACATAGAAGTTCGTACTGTAGACACCGGTCCGGGAATACCTGATGTTGACCAGGCATTGGAGGTAGGATTCTCAACCGCAAATGAGTGGATCCGTTCCCTGGGATTCGGAGCAGGAATGGGGCTTCCGAATGTTAAACGAGTGGTTGATGATTTTTCCCTGACCTCGGAGCTCGGAAAGGGAACAGACGCCACAGCAATTATCTATCTATCGCAAGGAGGTCCTCGACCATGA
- a CDS encoding ABC transporter permease produces MKINAGYFQQFWGAVRNRYSILLVLIVLIVVSSLINPNFLTPTNLSNVSRQISVTTILAFGETILIICGLLDLSSGSVLALSGVLSVSVYKISGSLPLAFFVAIAVAVFANFINGLMVTKFKTPPFIATLAMQAMARGAALLYTNGQNIYQIGGYTVFGQGFIGFIPTPVVFLLVFFFLTWYILKHTRFGRSLFAIGGNEEAAVASGINVNRNKMIAFLVNGVLVGVAGVLFMSRVNSGLPNGAINYEFQALTSSIIGGTSFSGGVGTAGGTVAGAFIVGFLNNIMNLTNVNSYLQQIVRGAIIALAVIYDIKSKSSREKKKLGTITGTEKK; encoded by the coding sequence ATGAAAATTAATGCAGGATATTTTCAGCAGTTCTGGGGGGCTGTAAGAAACCGCTACAGTATACTTCTGGTGCTGATCGTTTTGATAGTAGTGTCGTCCCTTATAAATCCCAACTTTCTTACTCCGACAAACCTTTCCAATGTTTCCCGGCAGATATCTGTTACGACTATCCTTGCTTTCGGGGAAACCATCCTGATTATATGCGGTTTGCTTGACCTTTCCTCCGGTTCGGTTCTGGCCTTATCCGGGGTTTTATCAGTGTCGGTATACAAGATAAGCGGATCCCTGCCCTTGGCGTTTTTTGTGGCGATCGCGGTAGCAGTTTTTGCAAACTTTATTAACGGTCTTATGGTCACGAAATTTAAAACTCCCCCCTTTATCGCGACTCTGGCAATGCAGGCCATGGCTCGTGGTGCTGCGCTGCTGTACACGAACGGGCAGAATATATACCAGATCGGCGGGTACACTGTTTTCGGTCAGGGATTTATCGGTTTTATCCCTACGCCGGTGGTTTTTCTGCTGGTCTTCTTTTTCCTGACCTGGTATATCCTGAAGCACACCCGCTTCGGACGTTCACTTTTTGCCATAGGGGGGAACGAAGAGGCAGCCGTTGCCTCGGGAATAAATGTTAATCGAAACAAGATGATCGCGTTTCTGGTTAACGGGGTTCTGGTGGGAGTCGCCGGAGTACTTTTCATGTCCCGGGTAAACTCGGGGCTGCCGAACGGGGCGATTAATTACGAGTTCCAGGCATTAACCTCGTCTATTATCGGCGGAACGAGTTTTTCCGGCGGGGTTGGAACGGCCGGAGGAACAGTAGCCGGAGCCTTCATTGTGGGATTCCTGAATAACATAATGAATCTGACTAACGTTAATTCCTATCTGCAGCAGATAGTCAGGGGCGCGATTATTGCCCTCGCGGTTATTTACGATATCAAGTCGAAATCAAGCAGGGAAAAGAAGAAACTCGGAACCATTACCGGAACCGAGAAAAAGTAG
- a CDS encoding sugar ABC transporter ATP-binding protein, with protein sequence MEGIKLRVSGIEKSFPGVKALSNINFSVRTGTVHVLCGENGAGKSTLMKIINGVYKQDRGSIFIDEKPVTINNPTQAREHGISMIFQELNYIPELTVEESLFVGRLPVNRWGKVDWKKIRAETGRLLHEEGLQYSPTTRMKDLSVSDVQMLEIVKAISCKSEIIIMDEPTSAITQKEVEFLFKKIEKLKKNGTSIIYISHKMDEIFRIADEITVLRDGSVVDTRSRDNITIDEVITLMVGRELSKEFPKDQVEAGEPVFEVQGLTREGYFENVSFSVRRREIVGFAGLMGAGRTEVMRAIFGLDPYSAGTIYKDGKEVKSRSVHGCIDNGVVMLSEDRRRYGIIPIRGVRENVTLANLKKFFYKGRLHARKEVMFVKNICDQMNVKTPSYETTVDSLSGGNQQKVVLAKWMINDPDVLIMDEPTRGIDVGAKYEIYKLMNSFVGSDKAIIIVSSELPELLGMCDRIYVMSKGRIAGVLERKDFSQEAVMKMATGLRMEEAVNEN encoded by the coding sequence ATGGAAGGTATTAAGCTGAGGGTTTCCGGTATTGAGAAATCCTTTCCCGGTGTAAAAGCTCTGAGCAATATTAACTTTTCTGTTCGCACAGGTACCGTACACGTTCTCTGCGGAGAAAACGGTGCCGGTAAATCCACATTGATGAAAATAATCAATGGAGTCTATAAGCAGGATAGAGGCTCCATATTTATAGATGAAAAGCCGGTAACAATTAATAATCCGACCCAGGCCCGGGAACATGGAATATCCATGATTTTTCAGGAGCTGAACTACATTCCCGAACTCACCGTAGAAGAAAGCCTTTTTGTCGGCAGGCTTCCGGTCAACAGATGGGGAAAGGTGGATTGGAAAAAGATACGCGCGGAAACCGGAAGGCTGCTGCATGAAGAAGGCCTGCAGTATTCGCCCACGACAAGAATGAAGGACCTGTCTGTCTCCGATGTCCAGATGCTGGAAATAGTAAAGGCCATCTCCTGTAAATCGGAAATCATCATTATGGATGAGCCGACTTCGGCCATAACCCAGAAGGAGGTTGAGTTCCTCTTTAAAAAAATAGAAAAACTGAAAAAGAACGGCACAAGCATCATTTATATTTCCCATAAAATGGACGAGATCTTCCGGATCGCCGACGAGATTACCGTATTGCGGGACGGCAGTGTTGTGGATACCCGAAGCCGGGACAATATAACCATAGACGAGGTAATAACCCTAATGGTCGGGCGGGAATTGTCCAAGGAATTTCCGAAAGATCAGGTCGAAGCAGGGGAACCGGTATTTGAGGTTCAGGGACTCACCAGGGAAGGCTATTTTGAGAATGTCAGCTTCTCCGTACGCAGAAGGGAGATCGTGGGATTCGCCGGACTTATGGGTGCCGGGCGGACCGAAGTTATGCGGGCAATATTCGGTCTTGATCCGTATTCAGCAGGAACCATTTACAAGGACGGCAAAGAAGTAAAGAGCAGGTCAGTGCATGGCTGTATTGACAATGGCGTTGTTATGCTGTCCGAAGACAGACGCCGATACGGGATTATCCCGATACGGGGTGTTCGGGAAAACGTTACACTGGCCAACCTTAAAAAGTTCTTCTATAAAGGCAGGCTTCATGCCCGTAAGGAAGTTATGTTCGTTAAAAACATCTGCGATCAAATGAATGTTAAAACACCCAGCTATGAAACCACTGTGGATTCCCTGAGCGGCGGAAACCAGCAGAAGGTTGTGCTGGCAAAATGGATGATTAATGATCCGGACGTCCTGATTATGGATGAACCAACCCGCGGAATAGATGTTGGTGCAAAGTATGAGATCTACAAGCTGATGAACTCCTTCGTGGGCTCAGATAAAGCTATAATTATTGTTTCCTCAGAACTTCCGGAGCTTCTCGGAATGTGCGACCGCATTTACGTGATGTCAAAAGGACGAATCGCCGGGGTTCTCGAAAGAAAAGATTTTTCCCAGGAGGCTGTTATGAAAATGGCTACTGGGCTACGTATGGAAGAGGCAGTCAATGAAAATTAA